ACAGCAGAATGGAAAAATGCCATTCCTTTGAAGCGTGCAGGCAAAGCCGAAGAAGTGGCAGACTGCGCCATTTTCTTAGCCTCTGACATGTCGGCTTATATTTCGGGGCAGGTAATTCAAGTAGATGGTGCGATGCTCACTTAGAAAAAGATAGGAAAACTTTTAACCTTTTTCACTCTTATTTGGTCAGATTCGGTCAGATGCAATTTTTATGCAGGGACAAGGCATTGCCTTGTCCTACCTTTGGCAGGAAAATAATAAGTTCAGATTAGAAAGCAGATGCAAACCAAATTTTATTCGTCCTATATTTCAAAAAGCCCTTTGGTGCGAAAAACATTCAGATATTGGTTTGATTTTTATCTAAATAAATAGTCATGCCCGAACTTGTAACTATCATCTGTCTTTGTTACAATCACGAAAATTTTGTAGCAAAAGCCCTACAATCAGTTTTGGCACAAGACTATCCTAATATCGAAGTTTTGATAGTGGATGATGGAAGTAGCGATAAAAGTGTAGAAAAAATAAATCTTTTTTTAAACCAAAATAAAGAAAAAACAAAACATTGGCAATTTTTTCCGCTTGCCCAAAATCAGGGAAATTGTGCAGCCTTCAACTTCGCCTTTGAGCGCAGCCAAGGCAAATTTATTGTAGATTTTGCCACCGACGACATCATGGTGCGCGAGAGAATTAGCTTGCAAGTCGCTCATTTTCAAAAAGATAAAGAAACAAATCTTGCCACTTCTTCACCTTCTCTTGCAGGCGTTTGCTTTACCAATGCCTTTTTGATAGATGCACAAGACAACCTTTTAGGAAGCTATTATCCCCAACATATTCCCAAATCGCGCCTACCCAAAAAAAGACTTGCCAAAGGCTTCATCTTTGAAGATTTGCTAAAAGCAGGCGGCTTGATTTGCGCTCCTACCATGCTCATTAGGCGCGAAGTCTTGCTCGATTTAGGGGGTTACGACCCAAATCTTAGCTACGAAGATTACGATTTTTGGGTGAGAAGCAGTAAAAAATATCGCTATTTATTTTTAGACAAAAAACTTACTTATTTCCGACGCTTGCCCCATTCCCATAGCAAGAAATTTTCAGAAAAAAAACAAAATCGACACCTTGATTCTACTTTAAAAGTTTTGGAAAAAGCCTTTTTTTTAGTAGAAAATAAAAAAGAATTGCAGGCTCTCTTACATAGTTTGCGCTACCACCTAAGAGCAACCCTACTTTTAGAAGTGCGCCAAAGCAGCCTTGATTATCTCTTTTTTTATGGTAAAATTTTAAAAGAAAAGAGAAAATGGCTATCCCTTTCTGAACTTTTTTTATACCACACAGAAAAAATAGCCTACCAGATTTTGCATCAAAGTAGGCTACTAAGTTGGAAAAAAGCAAACCGATTACTTTTTTTACTACGAAAATTAAAATTAAAAATCAATCAATTCAACATCAAATCTTAGAATGGCATAGCGCGGAATGGTTGTCCCCACACCTGCTGCCCCATAACCCAGATGAGAAGGAATGATAAGGACGCGCTTTCCGCCTCGTCTCATTCCCCCAACACCTTCATCGAAGCCGCGCACGACAAAAAGGCTATCGCCACTTTCTGTGCCTAAGCGGAATTTGAAAGGAATTTCGTCATAAACGGACGCATCGATGCGGTTGCCGTATAAAAGCGAAGCTACATAATGCACCTCTACCTCTGCGCCACGAATGGGCAGGGGTCCTTCGCCAACTTGCAAGTCGATGTAGTAAAGCCCCGATTCACTTTTTTGGGTAATTTCGGTAAGATTGTTTTCACGTAAATACTGCTCGATGATAGCCGTTTCACGCGCCAAAGCCTCTTCGGGCGTGTATAATTCGGGGAGCGTGTTCGGATTGGTTTCGTCATTGTTACAACTTGCAGCTAATAATAGCACCAAAATTAGGATACAAGCCAAAATATTTTTTTGCAGATACGCCATAAAAACTACGTTTGGAATAAATTTAGAACAAAGAATAAGACCTTGAAGGCAGCCTTGCAAAGACAAAGTTAGTAAAAATTGACCGACAAAGGGCAGCTTTTTAGCCTTTTGATTTCTTCACCTGCTACTTTTGCCTTTGACGCAATTCCACTATTTTTTTGCGGCTGCACTTTTCACATTTTTTTCATTTTTTTTGAAGAAGCGTGCAGCCTTTTCAAAACTTTTTGGGTCTTGTGAGTAGTAGCCCTATCAATTTTTACGAACTCAAAGCATTGAAACCAAAACACGCAAGAAGGGCGGCGTGTGTTGCAAGGTATCCGAAAAAAAGCGTTCCTACTTTATTCAAGATAGGACTTTTTTCCTATTTTTTATGATTTTTCCATTTTTTTAGAAAAGTTTTAGAAAAAAAGCCTGATTTTTAGCGGCTTTGCTTTTGCGCTTCGAAAGATTTGACTTATTATTGCCTTTGTAAAAATGGCAATCGGGTTGTTTTTCTTTGTCGGATTTGGCAAAAAGCGAAATAAAAAATGCAAATCTGACCCAAAACAACGCCCGCTTTTTACGGTCTTTTCTCTATAATAAGGCGCAGCATTTTATTGGCTTTGCTGCTACCTCAATTACTATCCTTTTTCCCACTTTTCTAAAAATTTTCAATCTATTGCGGTCTTGCTTTCTTAGTTTTGCAGTCTTTTCTGATAAGACGAAAAAGAACGACCCATAGTTTCACTCAATTTTGCTTTCTTATGGATTTAAAACCTTACTCGAAATTTGCCGCACTGCTTTTAGGAAGTCTTTTAGTGGGCGGTTGTCAAATTTACACCACTGTTTTTCCAAGCCATTCTGCAAAGCAAACCGCTTTTTCTACCAACAAAATCGCCTCGCGCCAAGTTCCAACGCTTGCCGCCACTACCGAAAAAAACGACTATTTTTTAGCTCCCCAGATAGAAGTCCCTACTACCTTTATCGCCACCACTTACTTAGAATTAGCCTCTTATCCTACCCTTCCCTGCATAGATTTGCCCGAAGCGGAACTTTTAGAAGATAGAAGCCAAGAAGACGCACTTCGCGCCCAAATTATAGACTTTGCCGAAGACTTTTTAGGCTGGCGTTACCGTCAGAATGGCTTAGATTGTTCAGGCTTTACTTCGCACGTACTCGCCAAATTTGGCATCAAGGTTTCGCGCAGCAGCAGCGCACAAGCCAAACAAGGAATTTTGATACCTTTGAAAGACGCAAAAGAGGGCGATTTGCTTTTCTTCGGCTATAAATACGGCAAAAGCCACCGCGTAAGCCATGCCGCTATGGTTTATTCCAACGAAGAAGGCGATTTGAAGATGATACATTCCTGCTCACGTGGCATCTTGATAGATAGCCTCGA
The Hugenholtzia roseola DSM 9546 DNA segment above includes these coding regions:
- a CDS encoding glycosyltransferase family 2 protein; the encoded protein is MPELVTIICLCYNHENFVAKALQSVLAQDYPNIEVLIVDDGSSDKSVEKINLFLNQNKEKTKHWQFFPLAQNQGNCAAFNFAFERSQGKFIVDFATDDIMVRERISLQVAHFQKDKETNLATSSPSLAGVCFTNAFLIDAQDNLLGSYYPQHIPKSRLPKKRLAKGFIFEDLLKAGGLICAPTMLIRREVLLDLGGYDPNLSYEDYDFWVRSSKKYRYLFLDKKLTYFRRLPHSHSKKFSEKKQNRHLDSTLKVLEKAFFLVENKKELQALLHSLRYHLRATLLLEVRQSSLDYLFFYGKILKEKRKWLSLSELFLYHTEKIAYQILHQSRLLSWKKANRLLFLLRKLKLKINQFNIKS
- a CDS encoding FKBP-type peptidyl-prolyl cis-trans isomerase — protein: MAYLQKNILACILILVLLLAASCNNDETNPNTLPELYTPEEALARETAIIEQYLRENNLTEITQKSESGLYYIDLQVGEGPLPIRGAEVEVHYVASLLYGNRIDASVYDEIPFKFRLGTESGDSLFVVRGFDEGVGGMRRGGKRVLIIPSHLGYGAAGVGTTIPRYAILRFDVELIDF
- a CDS encoding C40 family peptidase, with product MDLKPYSKFAALLLGSLLVGGCQIYTTVFPSHSAKQTAFSTNKIASRQVPTLAATTEKNDYFLAPQIEVPTTFIATTYLELASYPTLPCIDLPEAELLEDRSQEDALRAQIIDFAEDFLGWRYRQNGLDCSGFTSHVLAKFGIKVSRSSSAQAKQGILIPLKDAKEGDLLFFGYKYGKSHRVSHAAMVYSNEEGDLKMIHSCSRGILIDSLDSPAWRNYYAKRFLFAKRVITDENTQEQEEMIIEHGNGENY